DNA from Globicephala melas chromosome 11, mGloMel1.2, whole genome shotgun sequence:
ATTATGCCCCAGACCTGAAAATTCaaactttacttttatttacattCCATTGTTAGGAACTCAGCTATGTGGGCTAAGAAGGTCACACCCAACtacaagggaagctgggaaacaAGGTCTCTGAGGGCTCAGGAAGGAGAGGTTAACAGCCAGTGTGCCTCTGCCTCTGAAGGTTTATAGAGTTTATCTGTGCAGAACTGGGGCCCTGAAGTTAGTATCATGTATCTGTCACCTCAGATATCCACACTTGCTCTAATTCTCTTTCCAGAAAACCTGTGTATTTTCTAAAATCACTATGCACAGGTCCTCTGTTCTTTCCTGATAGTGGTAGACAGAGCATTGAAACAACAGAGTTCTGGGGCAGTCCCAACACTAAATATGCTTGAGCAAGTCACCTATAAGAGTTACTGTATTATCTCTACAGATGGGGAAGCATGCTGAGTGATTCTGCGTaatgcccaaggtcacctggctAGTAAATGGTGACAACAAATTTCCCAGGTAGTGAACCTCAAAGCCCTTCAATTTTAAGCATATTTCATTACTGttctatatttgtatacattattATTTGCTCTATAGGACAATGTTATATGTCCTAGGTAACAGGGACCATATCTTATTAAGAATGACAGCTAGAATGACAAGTGAGAAATTACCTTAATGCAGTGGTAGCCTCCCAATACACTACCAGGCAGGCCATTTCCAAGGTCATAGAACATAAAGTCTCACAGGCCAATTTAAGTTCCCTGATTAATTTGATTgaatcaattttaaatatatagcaagaaacaagggaaaagatACTGGACAAATGAACACATTTCAGATAGGTTGCAAAAGATCAGTTGAATCCTTGGTTTCACTTTTCATGTGaaacctccctttcctcctcttcaccccttctcctccccctccctctctcctatctctctctgaccctcccctctccctctctctcctctcactcCCTGCCTTCCTTTGAATTTCTTCTCTGCTGAGAACTAGGTTGGACTTTGAGCAAAGGGGTCCAGCAGATGGAAGTGATTTGGAGCCAACACATGCTTGCTCTGTTGGAGAGATGCAGGGCTGAGTATACAGCCTCCCATCTAGGGAGGTCACCAGTGACATACCAAGGAAACATGTCTTTTATGTGCATGTTGTCTGTAGAGGGCAAATGGTACCAAAGTGGGAGTCACCAGTGGGTGGTCAGTTTAAGAACTCATAAATATTGGGGAACTCATAAATACTTAGTGTCTTACAAAGATTTGGCACTTCTTggttctttcatcactttatatctCCATGTAGCACACACAAGCTCTACTTTCCCTCTAACATCTCACGAGGTACTAACTTAATGATTTACAGTAAATACAGCTTCTGAATTTTGTATCTCATAAATGCCTTGCTTACCTATCCAACATTTCTTATACGTTTCCTACTTATGAATTACCTACttaatatttatgaatttcaTCCATCCAGTTTGTTCTCGGTAGGCTCTCCATAGTAGAATTGAATAGCAGAATATATTTGAGAATATTCTCAAATAATAGAGAGAACATACCTTATACATAGAAAGGGATGAGTTCCCTAAGGAGAGTGGAGCGCCCATTCCAGGCCTGAGCTACATAGAGAGAAAAAGACTTTAATTTTGCTTAACCACTGACTATTTTAGGCTGTCTGTCACTTCTAGGGGTATCTAATACTAAGTCATACAGgtgcacattaaaaaaagaagaaatcttattAAGGAGAATCTTTAAGAGGAATAATGGACAAGATTTATTAGTATAGTATTCCTTTCTACATTTCAGTAAGATCCTACATTTCAGTAAGTCACAGCGCTAGGACCAATACAAAATTCTTGTGGACCAATGATAAAACATGGTAAcctgaaaatgtaaatatataacatCTGTTGTTAACCATAGTCCACAAATACAAACTTGAACTCCACACATTTTTgtaattcctttctctcttttactgTCTCCTCTTCCCTTGCCATCTCTCTTACTCCACCTCCCTTCCAGAACTGCCTCcagggaaattaaaaatttaaggttGAGTCAGTTCAGCTTTTGGCAATGCTAAAGTGACATTTAGACTGATACTTCCCTTCTGTTCATTTGGGTACTGTCTAAAGAGTGTACCCTGTGAGGAGAGAGATTGTTTCTATCCTGCTCATTGCTCTGTCCCTAGTACCTGTCACTTTTTGAGAAACTTAATAGGctctcaatgaatgaatgaataaactcaGAGTCCTAGTTTTTCCACTCAAGAGTTCATTTAGAGAAGAATCTTGGGCACACTCAGATCTATGATCTCACAATACTCTGcaactcccccccaccctccccaatcCAGCAGAGAAATGGCCATGACAGTGGACTTATCAAAAGTCCACTTTTGATAAGGATAGCAACTAAAGAGCTCTGATCGACATTGCAGGTAGCCTGTCGTGTATGATCCTTAGTCTCATGGTATTATGAAAATCTGTAGCTGAAATTGTATTGTTGCTAATTCCAATCAGCCTTAAGGGAAGACTGACTGACTCACTGGGCTGCCAGCCAAGAACTGTAATCAAAAATCAAGGTTTTATATTTCCAGGATACTTGAGGTTTCTTACCCCTTCCTTTTCTCTATTACATGAATAACTAAAGATTTCACAGTCATTTGATGGTCTGACTGCTAAAATTCTTAATAGGTCAGCAACTAAAACTGACTTCTCAGTTCTTAATATAAAACCGTTTCTCTGCTCTGTGCTCGCTAAAATTATTTCTGCTCAGTAAAAGGAGCCCGATTTCTGAAAAAATTAGAATGGTAAAGATGCCTAATTAGTCAATTTTCAAACCTGACCTTACTTCTCTCTAGAAACGAATAGTATGCAGCATTAGAGCCCCTTTTGAAAGTGTGAGTGGCTCTGAAAAGAGCCTTTGGGTTTAACAGCGCCTGGAAACATTTACTTGGAGCTGGTGTACTTGGTGACAGCCTTGGTACCCTCGGACACGGCGTGCTTGGCCAGCTCCCCAGGCAGCAGCAGACGTACGGCAGTCTGGATCTCCCTGGAGGTGATGGTCGAGCGTTTGTTGTAATGCGCCAGGCGCGACGCCTCGCCCGCGATGCGCTCAAAGATGTCATTGACGAACGAGTTCATGATGCCCATGGCCTTAGACGAGATACCGGTGTCCGGGTGGACCTGCTTCAGCACCTTATACACATATACGGAGTAGCTCTCTTTCCGGCTGCGCTTGCGCTTCTTGCCATCCTTCTTCTGCGCCTTAGTCACCGCCTTCTTAGATCCCTTCTTGGAAGCAGGAGCAGATTTAGCCAGCTCAGGCATGGTGTAAAGTTATCAAACAGACGAAAACTGACAACACCTGTTACAATGTTGGCCTATTTTTGTAGGGCTTCTATGCAAATAGGTGCTTAATCTATCTCAATTCCTGATTGGGTCAAATCAGCCAGTAGAAACCTTTTATGCAAATAAGGTGATTTCAAATCTGCTTTTTGATTGGCTGTTTAAGTGGAACTAACACTCGACATCACCCCCCACCATCAGAAAAAATAACTTTCGTTTTCAGAATAGGGCAAAAAATTAATGTCTTGTCCGTAAGTATCTACTTGTGAGCCTTGTTTCTCTCTAGATCCGGACCTAAAGAGACAAACGCCCGATACAAATTTATGACTAGTTTTCTGCCAAAATTCAGTTACCGGGTTAGTAATTCTAGAAAAGAGAACATAGAAATTAGCTAAAcatataaatgttttcaaaattatgcCATTGGCATTTCCAGTTCGGCTTGATCAAAGTCGGCAACACTTAAGCTTTACGAAGAATTAAGGATCGTCACATTTCAACGGCGGtagtattttcatgttttctagGAACAGTGTCTGGAAGTGATGCCAGCGTTTGTTGGAGAGCTGGGAATTATGTAATATGGTGCTTGCATTGCTAAAATAAAACGTTTATTCAAAATCAGAACCTTTGATAAGTGACGAAACTGGACTCGATCAATTACATTCAAAACCGTAGTTTTTGAAAGGGCTCAGAACTCGGGAACGTTCATTTTCGTCTCTTCCCAAACTTAATCCCGAACAAAgggattaaaacaaaaccaattaaggtatatataaaacatgtaacATACAGGGTGAATAAATGGCGGAGGACTTTAAGCGAGAAAATATAGAGCGTACTGCAATAGATCTAGATTTTCTAAAGTGAGACCTGGTATCCAATCACAAGGCCTATCCAGTTACTTAATTCACGGCGCGGAATTTGAAGATTCGGACCAATCAGGAGGACTTCGCCTGTATAAATATGAGCAAGAACAGCACGGCTTGTAGTTGTAGCTGTGTTTGCAATCTCTCATTATGGCTCGTACTAAGCAGACCGCTCGCAAGTCCACCGGCGGCAAGGCGCCGCGCAAGCAGCTGGCCACCAAGGCGGCCCGCAAAAGCGCGCCGGCCACGGGCGGCGTGAAGAAGCCGCACCGCTACCGGCCCGGCACGGTGGCCCTGCGCGAGATCCGCCGCTACCAGAAGTCCACGGAGCTGCTGATCCGCAAGCTGCCGTTCCAGCGCCTGGTGCGCGAGATCGCGCAGGACTTCAAGACCGACCTGCGCTTCCAGAGCTCGGCCGTGATGGCGCTGCAGGAGGCGTGCGAGGCCTACCTGGTGGGGCTCTTCGAGGATACCAACCTGTGTGCTATCCACGCCAAGCGCGTCACTATCATGCCCAAGGACATCCAGCTTGCTCGCCGCATCCGTGGGGAGAGGGCGTAAATTGGCCTTCTTAATCGAGTGATAACTGAAACCCAAAGGCTCTTTTCAGAGCCAATCACTTGATCATATAAAAGGTGCCGTAGTACTTGGTCATTAAGAGCACAAATTTTGCGCAGCCCCGAGAGACCTTTGTGGAGAGAGTCTCGGAATTAAGCTCTTTAAAAAGCCTatggtgtggggttttttttggggggggggttgcgTTGTGTCTTCAGTGCTGCatatggactttctctagttgcggcgagcgggggctactcttcgttgtggtgcgcgggcttctcattgcagtggcttctcttgcagagcacgagctctaggcttgagggtttcagtagttgcagcactggactcagtagttgcagtgcgtggactcAGCAGttctggcgcacaggcttagttgctccgtggaatgtgggatattcctggaccagggctcaagcccgtgtcccctgtattggcaggcagtcttaaccactgcaccaccagggaagtcctaaaaagcctatgttatttttaagttttcagtgTAGGAACTGCCTCCACGGCTTTACTTGCACACTCCCGTTTGGTGTATTTTGTGTAGGTTTGGTACATTTAGGCGTGGCTAAACGCTTGGTCTACACTAGGGTTCCCTTGCTCACCAGAATTGTGAGGCCCAGCTCGCTAGCAACCACAAGGACCTGTTGAGAATTGTCACGGATATACCACGACCACCCCTAAAACGGAGCCAAGGCTTAGGTTATTAGCTTTATCACCAAAGGGAAGACCTTGACAGCTCCTGAGAACTTGGTGGCGGTCTCTACGCACCAGGTCTTCTCTACAAAGGGCCAAAGCAACCAACAGGGGCAGCTGGGTGGGTCTCTGAGTAGGAAAAAATGGAATGAACTCGAATAGGAATCATGAGCCTTTCAGCAGACGCCATTACAggggtctttttctgttttcctaaatTCCCTATCTTAATCTCTAAATCAAATCTTATGAAAGTACCTCATATTTGTCAGTAAAACATGAAAATCAGCTGTAAGCTTGACAGTTCTCTattgcagaaaatattttcttcgcTTTCTTCTCATTCCTACAAAACAGCAGTGTTATGTTATTCTGTATTGAAACGATATTCCCTTCTTGTGGAAGTAACAAATTCTTCACTATTTCTAAACTGGTAGCTGAAGGGAAAAAAGtaaggaatttttttctgaaactatACAGTCTGTTATTTGGAAATGTAGAAA
Protein-coding regions in this window:
- the LOC115865990 gene encoding histone H3.1; this encodes MARTKQTARKSTGGKAPRKQLATKAARKSAPATGGVKKPHRYRPGTVALREIRRYQKSTELLIRKLPFQRLVREIAQDFKTDLRFQSSAVMALQEACEAYLVGLFEDTNLCAIHAKRVTIMPKDIQLARRIRGERA
- the LOC138842896 gene encoding histone H2B type 1-L-like; the encoded protein is MPELAKSAPASKKGSKKAVTKAQKKDGKKRKRSRKESYSVYVYKVLKQVHPDTGISSKAMGIMNSFVNDIFERIAGEASRLAHYNKRSTITSREIQTAVRLLLPGELAKHAVSEGTKAVTKYTSSK